The following DNA comes from Leishmania mexicana MHOM/GT/2001/U1103 complete genome, chromosome 8.
agctgctgccgccgcccctgaCGCAGTAgtgcgggtggtggtagtgAGAGAACGAGGCAGGAACGGCCGTTGAAGTGCTGCAACGACACAAacggggaagggggtagGGTGTAGAGTGGGGACTGGGAAGGAAAGGCACAAgggggcacacgcacattcGTCGCCATGCATCTGTGCGTCTACGCTCAGACACACTGGAATAGAGACACGCCCAAACGCGAGCCGACAGCTACGTTCATGACCTAACACCAGCAACCCCAAAACTCGTCCTTAGagggcacacacaaagaaaataAATATAAAAACACCGCAACAGTGAACGAGAGAGGTCGGCACCAATATAACCGAGAAGACAGTCACGTGCCCCACGCAAGCACTCACGTTACCCtctgcagagagagagcccaTCTAGTGAGAGTAGAAAAGAAAATAtacaaaaaagaaagaaaacaaaTAACAAAGCGACTGCGAGAATTGAACGGAAACTGTGAAACGACAAGACAACGTATGCGAAGGTGTGACACACCCGCCACAGACgagacgagcacacacacacacacgcacacacacacacaagcgcgcacagacacaaacCTTTTTTTGAGAGAGACAATCAGACGCAATCGGGTGGTGCAACCTGTGAGTGACACAGTGGCCTGTGGGTGAGTGtgtgcatatatatatatatatatatttatatatatatatatatgtgtatttgtgtgtgcgtgtgcgcagggggggggggatggaaTGGAATGGGGGAAGTGTCTTGTTTTCCTTGTTCGTCTGTGTGCCACCGTCACGCTTGTACACATACACTCCTTCTCGCTCGTTTTATGCGTGCGCAGAGGATACACACTGCCTGACGTGTGTCCACCACTTCCCTGAGGCAGTGTACCAGTCACCAACGTCCGCGTAGAGGATGCCTGCCACAGACCACGTGTGGTTTCCTTTTGCCTCTTTCCTTCGACGCATTCATTCTCTCCCATACAACGTGAGCTCAACGGCACTCGACCCCCCTCCGGCATGTCACAGGTACCCCATCCCCTGGTGCAAAGCGGTCGTGGACACACGCGCTAGAGaaatgcgccgactcagtcATCTGAGCACGATCTCTGCCCCAAACCCTACCCATCCATCTCGTGCTCCGCAGGTCGCCACACAGTCCCTCCTATCGTGTCGGTCACCGCCCCTGGTGCATTCTCCCCTCCCTGGCGGCGGCTCAGGCACTCCTCACCTTTGTGAGCAATGTGAGGGCCGGGGATGCGCTACACTCGAGTTAAGTTGGCACTTTGCCtatcacatggatggcacaaacGCGTGCACTGTTGCAGGTCGCTTCGACGCACAACGCCGTCCAGAAcctgaccgccgacatcgGCAAGGATGCATAAATCTGTCCTCCCCACGTCGTAAGCACCTGAGCCTGTCACCACAGGAAGTGGTTTGGCAtttggcaggggatagggaggctgcttggcttcctccCACGAAACCTGGGGGCACTGGACTCTGAGATACCACACACGGAGgtgtccctcccccctcactcACCCCACACAAGCACATCTGTCATCAGGGGCCGTATGTGGCGCGCaacaaacaaaaggaaaaggaggggggacaaGAGCGGCAGTGCCGTCACGGCAATGACCCCACCATCCGCTACGCACGAAGACGccaaaaaggagagagggggaggtaAAACAGCAGGAAAAGGCGAACGATCGTCTGTgccgcgacgcggcggtTCTCCTCCGTGCGGCGTCGGATCCCAACCACGATAGCCGaaaacgcacgcacgcacacacacacacatgcacacacgcgactGCTGGTACTTCGACTCGTTGCCGCAGCGAGGGCCTTCCTCTTGCCATTGTGCCAAGTTATAGCCTCCCATCGACTTCATTTCATTTTGCTAGTACTACCCACTTCTGCCGCCTCGCTGAGGCAACCTCCTTCCCTACTAATAATACCAAAAGTAGTAGTAAACACCACAGAATATGAGGAGCAGAAGCACAAAGCTTTCTCGCCAGCCCTCGGTGCGGTTCCGCATGTCGCCCTCAGCGAACCGCCATGGGAACCGAACCGCATCTGGGTCCTTCATCACCATCGTCTTGCCCTCCCTTGTCACCATGCAGTTCGTGTCCACGGCAACAACTACCACCTTCGGGATCGAGACAACAGAGTAGGCGCGTGAGAGGAAGCGAGCCACCTCGTGCTCCTTGAAGGGCAGTGCCAGCCAGTTTCCGTGCCCGCTGGCTTTGGGGATGCGTGGGCTCTGAGCTGTgcccgccgctgtcgccgcaccgcctgcggTCGCGGCCGAGAAGGGGATTTGGGGCAGCGGGCACTCGCtcagagcagcgccgcctccggtgCCAGCACCAGTTTGGTTCCCTAAGAGATGTGTGATGTCGCAGCTCAGGGGACAGCTTTCGTCCAGTGcctcgctggaggcggtcggtggaggcgaagacgacgctgccgccggtggaCGTCGCACGTagttgctgctgcgattCTGGAAAAAGTCCATCAtccgcccctcctcgcgGTCCGAGGATACAAACAGCACCTCAAAACCGTACCGGTCCTTGTGAGCATCGTAGAagtccgccagcagcggggTGAAGCGCTGGCATGGCGGGCACCAGTGAGCAGAAAAGTAGATCAGCACGTACTTTTTCCCCTTGAACGCTTCCGatgcggcgacggtggtgccgtcctgccgcagcaccttcaAGTCAGGGAACTGCGACAGGAATGGACCGCCCTTGTGACGCATGGACATTCTGGCTGAGCGTCTCTGTatagggagagagagcagctgcagcctcTGCGTGCCTAGAACCCCAGCTCTAACAATGTGAAAGCTAACTCGAGTGCAGGTGTGTCTTGTAtgtgcgtctgtctgtgggTCCCGTGCTCGATAGACCGCGACTCTCTTGCTGTTGatcctgccgccgccgtctgccACTGTGCACGTAGCGCACGGTAAAGCAGTGGCAAAGCAAGAAAGGTCTCACACACCCGTCGCTCGCCGGCACGCGCGATGGAGGAAAAAGACGacgcaaaagaaaaaccTGCAACCTggtgcacgcacatgcacgcacacaagcaagAGAAGGAAGCGAGCAAGCAGCTGTGTACAGGTATAGAACTCAAAAGCAGACAAgtgcagaaaaaaaggaagatAAGGCACCCGAGAAGGacgggaagggggaggtgagcAACAGCGAAAGAGGACAAGACACCCGTCACCTCCGTGGACGACAGCTGCaactgtgtgcgtgtctatGTCTATgtccgtgtctgtgtggtAGGCACTGTAGGAAAAGGGAATGAGAGGAAAAGAGCAGGAGAGGGGTCCGCGgactggtgtgtgtgggtgtgtgtgtgtgtgtgggtgggtgggtgcaagcgcgcacacacacacaaaaaaaggagggaGACGGCAGAAGAGTAACGGCAGAAGGGGGAAACACGCAGAAGAGCAGCTGAGGGTGGAGAGTGAGCAAGGCACGCAAGCCAacacactcactcactcaacaacaacaaaggaaaTGTGTGAAAGGCAAGCGAGGAGAGAATGAGATAACTGCGCTAGTTCGTGTGTCGGTGTatgcgggtgcgggtgcgtggtcaaacaacaacaaaaaaaaacagaggaGAAAAAGGAATCAGCAAAGGACGCTGTCAGAGACGCAAGCGCTGGACAGGAAGCAGCCACGATCGCGCGAGAAGAGGAGCGCTCAGGCAgtgggaagaagagagagcgagggagaccGGCAGGGCTGGTGAAGCCGTGACCCTTTTTTCGTCACGCCGTCGCAGAAGGTTTCTTTTACCCTGCTTCGGGTGTGTGTATATGCGATTTATTTATTGTTTTCGTGTGTCGTTTCTTGCTCAGCGCTTAGCGCCGCGTGAGTTGTCTgggcctctcctcctctcgctgcttctcgcctcctccaccgcacGATGAGGCACGGTGGGAGAGAAAGACAGGAccaaacacacacggagagagagtcccccacccacctacCCCACACCCCAAAAGAAGGGAgtaacgcacacacagacacagacgcacgtcgaggggaggggatgagGAAGACGGAAAATGTGGGTTAGCCGAAGAACAGAAAGCGAGAACGActacgcgcgtgcgcgcagtgcAGCGAAGATGTCACCTCACGCCACAGTAGCGGTGCCAAGAACAGAAAAAGATAGCGAGAGTGGGACTcgtggagagcggcgagagATGGCAAGCAGCgtcagcaacagcagcacgtAACCAACGGAAGAAGCGACTGGGAGCGCGGGAGAAGAAGACGAGCAAAGTTCCGGCCAGAGCAAAGACCGGAGAGACACCCAATGGACGTGAAGAACTGAATCGACAAAAGAGAAAATCGACAGCCCCCACTCCTCGTGTATGTCTGTCCCCGCGACAGCTCTACCACGTCGTCCTCCCACTATGTgagtgtgggtgtgggtgtgggtgtgggtgtcggggggagggagggaggttcACGTGTGCCTTGGCGGTGACGCTGCAATCGGGGACTGCTTCTCGGTGACACGATTGTGCGGACGAAGGTGAGTGGATGCGTATGCAAAAGCGAGAGCGACTGAGGGGAGGTGGGAGAAGGCGCCAGAGAGACacaagagaggagagggaggcaaaTCCCAAGATCGGCTCGTTCCGAGGGGGGTGAGAAATAGCGCCGCGCAAGAAACGGCAACGAAGAGGACcgagggggagaagacgcGCGGATACGACGCTGATTGGTGTGTACAAGTGTACAGCCTGAGGGCTGGGTTGGGGTGTGGGTGAAGTAGCTACACGGCATAAAAGGTAGTATAAGGGGAAGGGCACCGCGAGTATGTGCACAGAAAGAGAGCAGAAGCGTGTTAATGCGCTGCACACGTCATGCGCAGATACAGGCAATGAGGGGATACAGCGCATACAATAAAGAGGGCAATAGTggaacgcacgcacacacacgggcacacatCACCGCATAGAATCCACCCACAGCATGCAGCCACAGAAAGGAAGTAATGGAGAAGTGGAGGCGAAGCAGGAGTAAAGGACCCTGACGTCAGAGCCACAGAgcgaggagggaaggagaacACCCTGTCGAGAATCGCATGATGCGCTTGGCCACTCCAATCTTGTAATGTTTGCGCTTACCGTAACATCACTCAGAAAAACAAAGATAAGGTGGTCACCCTCGAGAGAGATTCATGTGTACACATTCACACTCATacatgcgcgcgcacgtggaTTGCCAGTTGGCGGTCACAAAGTACATCGGTGAGGTTTGTGTCTATGTTGGCGAGCGTGAGCTCTGTCATGCGCTGCATGCACGCCGAAgggccccctcccccgtcccacaccccacccaaTCACCGCGACCGTCACCACTAGCAGTGGTGATGGCAAGCGTAGAGAGGAGTAAGGCGAGGGAAACGGGGAGGAAAGGAAACGGGGCGAAGTGCCTGCGGTGGCCATCACCCTCTCGCACTCAGTCGCACATCCGCAGGGCGCTGCTTATATCTCCTTCCGCCTCTTTCCCATAGTTACGGGCGGCTCGGCGTGGCCCTCAACCGCCAAGAcgaagcgcacacacacacagggagagaggggcagatAGCACaacaaaaacgaaaaaggaagggcgaaataaaaaaaaatgggAGATGCCTGCTCCTGGAGGCACGGCGGTCtggccacggcagcgaccgCACTCACACAAGCATGGAGGGAagcgagagggagcgagagggacTACTTCTCCACCTGTAGATAGAAGCTTCCTCAACTCCACCCcatccccttccctctcacGCCGGCCTgcgttgcgtgcgtgtgtgtgcgaagGCTACAGCGCTGCCTGTGTCTTCAAAGTAGTCCGCCGCTTAATCTGAGAGATCGGGAGCGCCACCGACAGCACTATCACGGTGAGCACCGCCACAATCACAAAGAACACCATCGCTGCCCAGCGGGTCTTTGCGTTCATCCTGTCCCACGGGAAGTCCTCCCCGCTGGGGTCCCGCTCAATCATGAAGCGACCGGCAATGGTAACCACGTCGGGGTAGCACTCGGGCCGCGCCACCATCGGTGTCTTCTGCCGTCTCTGCGGTGCATTGGCGCGATCGATGGGCAACGAGAGCGACGGCTGCGTTAACTCCGTCTCTGTCCCCTCGGGCGGCCGAATCTCCGGCGACAGAATCGAGCGCTCCGCTGGTGCCTGGTGCACcgcaggcagcggtggtAGTAGCGCAGGTGTCAAGTCCGCACTGAACCGCTTGTTGCGGCACACAATCACGCCAGGGTATGTAAAGACGCGAAGGTGGTAAAGAATGGGAACGCCAACGCAACCGACGTGGTCGTACGGCACAGCCCAGAAGCCACGCCGGCCGCACGACATCAGCGGATTGGCAGAGGCACCAGCAAGACTGCTTGCGGCGGTGTTGAccgtcagctccgccacgcGCCTCAACGGCGGAGGTatggaggagagagaggggctgTCCCTCAAAGAAGCTTTGCGGTGCTCCGAGCAGCTCTTCGTGTCCTTTCCATTGAGGTGTTGGCAATTTGCGTCCTCTTGCACGTACGCCGCGACGGATGgctttttctctccctcttggCCATCCTCTGCGCTCAGACGGCGGTGCGTTCGCTCCTCCTTGCGCACCTGAtgcgcgcgcctctgcgcagccgcagaggCGCGTTCACTTAGCAGGAAGCCTTTCATCATCTCTGCTCGGCTATAGTCGCGAGAGATGTATACCACCTCAAACCCCTTTGCCTCGTGATGTGCCTCGTAGAAGTTGCCAATAACATCCATGAAGGCCTCGCATTCGGGGCTCCAGGATGCGCCAAAGAGCAGGACGACGTACGGCACGTCACTAAGCACGTCTGCGGCCAGACGCTTGCTGCCAtcctggcgcagcagctctaGATTAGACCACTGGCCAAAGTAGTTCATGAACGCCTGTGTTTAATTGGGCGCGACGGTCGGGGTGTGCCCAGCGCGTGTCTCTGTGGATCTGTTGGAGGGTAAAGGAGTGGCGTTCtacgttttcttttgtcttttttttggctTTTCGTGTTCCCTAATTACCTTTCCAAGGTGTTCAATCCTGCAACGTCGCCCCATTCACGCCCTTTTCTtgctgccgcttcttctccttgtCGGCCGGTGACTGGTCTGGCCCTTCCTGTTTGCCTGCAAGCAATATATTATTGCGTCCTGTGTTGGCTTTCCTCTCTTCATCGTGGTGTTGGACAGCGCATTCTCTCGTGAATGCGCGGTCACGCGTGTGAGTGTGGTGGTGTGAACATTACGTGTAGATGTGATGTCGGGTGTGATGATGCAGGTGAGACGCGGAAGAAATACGCGGAGACGAGGCAATGCGGATTGgccacacggagagagagagcgtggaAGTGTAAGGGAGATGCACGTGCGTAGCGCCGAGACATGATGACGCCCGTGTTTGTCTACCCTTTCGTTTGCTTTGCCTGGTCTGCGTGGTAGCGAGAGGAATGCTGCGATTGGGACACCATTCGTACCGTCCTATGGAGGCAAATCGTTGACCTGTAGCTGcatatatgtgtgtgggggtgtggGTCTGTGTGCTTCGGCCTAAGCTGCCACCAACGCTAGCCATGGCTGGCACGCTCGCGTGTTTTTCAACTgtagcgcacacgcacaaagaCACAGGCGACACCCTCTGACAGCAccatcccctcctctccccagAAGCTTCTCGCtaagagaggaggggaagggaagagagcaTCAAGGAGAGACGTCAACTCCACGTGAGATGGTTCCCTTTTCCACATTCACGATCggtgttttttgttttgtttttcttttgtgcTCTTAGCATTGGCTGTTTCGCCGTTGTCTGCGTACGTACGTACGTacttatatatatataggtaGATGCCATGCATAATGGCACAtacgtgtgtctgtcttGATCGGCTCCTTTACTTCATATggcgcggacgaggaggtctGTCATAGAGTCCACGTATGATGACCTGTACTGTTTCTGTGTTCCTTCGCCCTTCCTCTGATTCTcgtgccctctccccctcccccctcttcgccATCCATGGTGCACGCGCAGGCCCATAACGAGGGTGACGGATaaagcaagagagggaggggagaagcgCTAGATGCCACACGAAAAGGGCGGGACTGGAAAGCAATGAAGGGGGGCGCTGGATAGACACGGGCACGGGggaggaaagaggaggaggaaacgatctgcggcagcgccctcTGGGAGTAGGATCGATACAATAACACAAGGCAAGAGCCAGCATTGGTGAAACAAGAAAACGAAAGCAAGACGcgaaggcgcgcgtgcgcactcAGCAACCGAGTGGAGAGTGAAGGGCATCCGCAAGAGGACAGAAAAGAAAGCCCCACGCGAATCTGTTGCATCCAACCatcgaaaaagaaagaacaGCTCGAACGTGCGCCACAGCACTCGCACCAACGggcacacatatacacaccACGCGACACGCCTCGCGAGCACCAGCGCTACCAAGGACGCAGGAGCAACTCACTGTTGCCACCGTCCCCCACACTTTTCATTCTCTCGCCTCATATGTACTCTATCTTCGTTAGTGGGCAGCCGTACTTCCGGCTAcgtgcttgcgtgcgtgggtgtgtctgtgaaTGTGTGGTctgcgcgaggagagaggggtgggtaGCAGCAGGTTTGCAGGAATACATCAAGATGGCGAGTTTTCCAGCACgagcgcaaaaaaaaaggatgcACATAATAcccaaaacaaaaaagggaaaaaataCGAGGGGGAGTGGGATATAGAGGCGTCGTCCCGCTGGTGgacggtgcgcgcgcgaagAAAAcacagagaggaagaaaagaCAGCGCTAATGGCCAttggggagaagggagaatATATAAAGTCTGCAGACCCATTAGCAGCTGCagagccccctccccctccagcAGTACTCTGTGCTGGTTCTCCATTCGCTCTCCAAGCGAAATCGCGCGcccacacacaagcacgcaggCATCGAAAAGAGGCACGCTTGAACGCCACCGTTGTTCTTGTGCACAGCGCCTGCATGAGACACAGGCAGAACAAAACGCAGCAAGCAGCTTGACTAACCTGAAAGAAACAGGACAGGTAGGGAaagaggacacacacacagaacacatacatgcacacaaacaaGTCGATCTGAGTTACATTGGGAAAGGGTGAGGGGTTTTAGAAGTAATCGCATAAGTAAAGGAGAGAtcgagagggaaggggagagagagcgacactCTCGTCTGTTCTTGCTACGCTTTCTGGACGGTGCTCGTAGTAGAGCCCTCGTTTGTAGGGGGTTCACcgtgtgcctgtgctggtcgaaaggagagcgagacagacaaagaagagaaagaaggggagaggggggacggcgacgatggcgcctGCGGGAGGAGCGAATACACAGCACGCATACGAGAGCACGCGACGATTACGTCACCTAGCTCGTGTGTCCACGTGTGGGGGTGTTATCGCAAGCCGTGTAAGAGGACCGCATTGACGCCACCAAAGTATGCCTTCATTCCACAGCAGACATGCCATAGTGAAAACATATAAAAAACAGAGGAAGTGGCGGCTAACCGACATCAAGCACATGCGTACCCGtaggcgcacgtgcacggtGTGAAGCAAATCGTCGTTGCCTATAtaagaggaggaggaggcaagtCAAACTCCCTGCGGAGCCGTGaacgccacacacacacacacacatatatatatataacgaAAAAGAGCAAGCGCACCACGAGAAAAAGATGTGCATGCTCCGTCCGTGTGCTCACCCGTGTCGCTAAGGAAAAGAGAGATACAGCAgcggggcagaggagggtgTGGCGAATAGGCGATGAGGAGCATTGGTACGCTGGCAAGAGTCCTCGACGTCTGAAACAAGTGGGGCAACAGGTGAAGGTCACGGCACGGGGCCATCTGCGCACGCCTTAAAAAGAACGCAGCGCACTCGCCGTTGAAATCGGCAATACGCGCAGCCATACAACtagaaaaaaagaaggcgtGCATACATGCACAAAGGAAGCCAGCAAAGGATGCAGCGAGCATGTACGGGCGGAACACGACAAGGGAATAAAGGCgcaaaaacgaaaaggatGAGCCGCAAGGAaggcaggcgcgcgcacacacagaaaccGTCGCTCACCTGCTACGTGAGTATGATGTCAGCAGCATCCACGGTGATACCTTTTCTTattttgtttgtttttggaggtgggggtggtgatggcgtCCCCCACTTTTGTGTTTTCCTTCCAGAGTGAATGTGTTGTTCTCACCGACGCCATCAAGCTCGTGCCTGACGTAGGCACGCACTGGCACAGACATCTATGCGcctacgcacacacaaaacgcgCTTGGAGTCGAGAACGCGTATGTACCCTGTGCGTAGATGCATCATTCGGCATTACAAGTGCAGAAGAGAAGTGTTTGATAGGTTACAATGTCACCATTATGCTGGTGAAGGGCAGAGAAGGGGGCTTCGAaggagtgagagagagagcacgccATTCGGCGCGGGCTGCTTCCTCGACGAGTGTGGCTCCGCAGTGCAGCAACAAACACAAACTCGAAGAAGCATGTAAGTAGCGAACAACTCTGTtctccctccttctcctgcgccATACACGCCTCCCCACTACCTTCGGTGAAAAAGCAAGAgctcatatatatatacatacaaGAAAGGGAGATACAGAGAGAAGGCATCCCAAAAGacgggcacacgcgcaggcaccTACAAGGTCGCAACGCGCACAtagaaagcgagagagacaagggGGCGAGTCGAGTCCATAGACAGTTCAGGAAGCCCTGTTGCGTCCCTCTCGCTTCATCTTCGTCCGGTTACCGTCCCTCAACGCCTTGAGCTTCCCAATGACAAGAAGAAAAtagcgcacgcgtgtgtgactgtgtgtgtgtatgtatggATATCTGtctgcacacatgcacacacataaacgcagagaagaggacgaaaagaaaatgcgacggcgatgacgctGGCGATGTTGCGCACCAAGAGCACATCCcgaaggcagagagagagaagggggagagacacaGGCGTATGTGAACGGGCATGTgtaggaggaggggtggccGGGGTGGAAGCAACtggaagagaggaagaacagagaaggaaaaagagGACCAGTGTAGAAGGACTCGAGAAAGGGGGTCCGAAGGGGCGGGCGGTTAACCGTAATAATAACATCGCAGCACACAACGGGAAAGACATCGAGTCACCCGAAGCGAAGGAAGTAAtgtacacgtgcacacaaacagacgcacacacactagCGCACtccaagagagagaacagcaCAAGCACGTCCCATGTATCGAGTGCGCCGCGCGTGGGAGGAGCGAGCGCTGTGCAGCTTCTGGCACTCGGGCGGCATGGCGATGGCATATCGTGGAAAGTGAGGAGGGGCCTGGCGAGTCCTGTAACTGACGCCTgccagaaaaaaaataataaAACATTGCTTGAAAAATGGAGAAGGATGGAAACGAGCAGAGCGACGGCAcgaacggcagcggtgaagACAAGAATAAGTTGAAAGCCACCACagccaacaacaaaaagaaaaccgaTGTCGTCCACGCACACCGCCCTTGACAGCGTTTGCGTGAGAGTGCACGCGTGAATCGCGTGTCGCAacaaggtggtggtggggggaggggggtaaaAGTGAGAAGCGACAaactcctccctcccccttcccctccaaaaaaagagggggagcggACACGTGGTTAAACCACAGAAAAacggcgagaggaggaagaagggaaGGAGtcgggtgggggagggaagcgcgggagagagacacatgTCCCACAGTCACAGCCATGCACTCACCAGTCCTCCTCCTTGACCACCTTCATCCAGATACGACAGTGAAAGATGTGGTTGAGGAACGTGGCCAGCTCGAGAAAACGCACCGGGGTATCGCAAGTGTAGTGCACATAGAGCTTCTGCCCGTCCGCCTGGAACTCCACATCCATAAAGTGCATCCACTCCACACGGCAGCTCTGAAACAGGTGCGGCTGCGTAGTCAGGTACCGAAGGAACTCCAGTGTCGCATCCTCGAGGGGAAGCTGCGTGTTGCCATGCATCAGGATCTCGTCGGCCAGGGCGGCGCGGTGAATGGAGGCGGCAAGCGAAAATTCCAGGTGTACGACGAGGTGAGCGGCACGTCGCTGCACATCCGTCATGACCTCGTACTCGTCGCGCGTCATGGAGAGCGTGACGATGCCGGTGTCGACACCCATGTCTCCATCCACGACCACCATCGTACCAGGGGCGTAGTGCTCTGACGCGACGGCTGTGCTCTTGCGgaagcggtgctgcagcaagcACACAAACTTCATCTCCGACTCGTCCAACACGGTAAAGCGCGGTCCGTTTCCGCTCTCGACCTCCAGGCCACGCCGGCGGTTCATCaggcggcgagagaggggtaACATGCGGCGCAGTACGCGGGTGGAGCTGTTGCTACCAGGCCCAATCACGCATCGCCGAAGCTCGAGCGCATCACGGAAGCAGCCGCTTGAGTCCAGCTTCTGCCACAGGCGAAGAAGGTGGCTCGTGTCGAGGTCGGCCAGGTTGGCAGGGAGCGGCTCCTCTTTCGTCGAGGTCATCTCTGCCGACTGCGCCAGGGGGgacacgcgcgcgctgcgcggccgccacgcccACCTCGACGCCGACTGGTACGCGGAGCGGGCCGCGCTGAGGTCTAAGGGCGAAGCGTACGCACTTGGGCGGCGTAGCACCGGCCacaccactgccgcagcagcggggtcAGCGGAGGCGCCGACTACGCCTGAGGCCGGCGAGAGGTCCTCATTACCAAGTCCTTCAGCCGGGACTACGACATCGAGtatcgacgacgacgtcccGTGCGACGCTCTAAGGTGCCCAGACGCACACGAGACGGGGGACGAAGAATCGGTGGACACGACAGAGTCGTCTTTGGTGGCAACCGCCTTCGCGCCTCTGGCCGGCGCAGGGAGGCCCATCTGCTTCGAGCGCGGCTTCGGTACCGACGTCGCGCCACGCTCCGCAGGGGCCGGGGCGGTGACCGTGAGCGCAGTTATCGGTTCTGTATCTGACGGGGCCGCTGGAACGGCACCGTCCTCATCATCGTCCATAAAGGCCGAGTGACGGAGCGGTGCGGAGGCGCCACTTGCAAAGAGAGCAACAGGGACGATGGCGGTGGGTGCTGCCTCCCTCACACTCAGAAGTGCGCCGACAACCCCACCGCGTTCGTGGCTGAGCGACAAGTCGCCGTCACCGTTCACGTAATGACGCACGCATACCTTCTTTGTCGGCAGGCGACGGGGGCTAGGTCGCACCCCGTcggcgctgttgccgctgctgccgttcgTACCGGCCGAGATGTCCGGCGAACGAGGCGGCTGCGTGACGCTGGCCGTGGCCTCACCGCGGTCAGAGAAACCGAGGGTGGCGCGTGTGACGTAGGGGCTGCCGGCGGGCAGCGAGGAGCTTGATGTGCTGgtcgcctcgctgccgtcgctctcGACAGTGGCCTGGGCCTGCGGCAGAAGGATGCGGCTATACGGGTCGTGCCGCCATACGACACCCGGCACCGTCAACACCCGATCCAGAGCATCCTGAGTAGGAGCctgcgcggccgcctcgtcgcctTCCCACAGCGACTGGTCCGATGTCTCGGCATCCACGTCGCCTGCGGCGGGAAGCCGTGGAAtgggc
Coding sequences within:
- a CDS encoding tryparedoxin-like protein, with the protein product MSMRHKGGPFLSQFPDLKVLRQDGTTVAASEAFKGKKYVLIYFSAHWCPPCQRFTPLLADFYDAHKDRYGFEVLFVSSDREEGRMMDFFQNRSSNYVRRPPAAASSSPPPTASSEALDESCPLSCDITHLLGNQTGAGTGGGAALSECPLPQIPFSAATAGGAATAAGTAQSPRIPKASGHGNWLALPFKEHEVARFLSRAYSVVSIPKVVVVAVDTNCMVTREGKTMVMKDPDAVRFPWRFAEGDMRNRTEGWRESFVLLLLIFCGVYYYFWYY
- a CDS encoding tryparedoxin-like protein → MNYFGQWSNLELLRQDGSKRLAADVLSDVPYVVLLFGASWSPECEAFMDVIGNFYEAHHEAKGFEVVYISRDYSRAEMMKGFLLSERASAAAQRRAHQVRKEERTHRRLSAEDGQEGEKKPSVAAYVQEDANCQHLNGKDTKSCSEHRKASLRDSPSLSSIPPPLRRVAELTVNTAASSLAGASANPLMSCGRRGFWAVPYDHVGCVGVPILYHLRVFTYPGVIVCRNKRFSADLTPALLPPLPAVHQAPAERSILSPEIRPPEGTETELTQPSLSLPIDRANAPQRRQKTPMVARPECYPDVVTIAGRFMIERDPSGEDFPWDRMNAKTRWAAMVFFVIVAVLTVIVLSVALPISQIKRRTTLKTQAAL